The Amycolatopsis sp. NBC_01480 genome segment CCCTGGGCCGGGCGGCGGTCGAGGCGGCCCGGGCGCTCGGGCGTCGCACGATCGTGCTGCGCGGCTGGGCCGGGCTGGCCTTGCCGGACGACGGGCCGGACTGCCTGGCCGTCACGGAGCTGAACCTGCAGGCGCTGTTCCCGCGCGTCGCCGCCGTTGTGCACCACGGCGGCGCGGGCACCACGACCACCGCCAGCCGCGGCGGCGCGCCGCAGGTCGTGGTGCCGCACCACTACGACCAGGACTACTTCGCCCGCCGCGTCCAGGATCTCGGCATCGGCACTGCGCACGCGGGCGCCGAGCCGACCGCCGATTCCCTGGCCGCGGCGTTGAAGCAGGTCCTTCAGTCCGATGTGGAGAGTCGGGCCCGGTCGTTCGCCGCCGAGGTGCGCACGGACGGCGCTAAGGTCGCCGCGGAGCTCATCGTCTGAAGTGTTACTGCGCGACGGCCATCACCTGGTCCATCCCGCCGTCCGCGCGCCATTTCCGCAGCAGTTCCTGCAGCGCCAGCGGCCCGTCGCCGAAGCCGTAGGACCCGCCGCGTGCGCCCGGCCGGCCTTCGTTGTTGTAGTAGCCGGGCGTGCAGGCGAGCAGGAACTCGGTACGGTCCTTGGCTTTTCCGCGGATCAGCTCGATCCACGCGTCCTCCGCCTCGGCGGTCGGCTCGACCCGGTCCACGCCGCGCTTGCGGGCCTCGGCCACGATTTCGCGGATGTGCGTGGCCTGCTGGTCGAGGCCGTGCACGAAGTTGATCGTGCTGGCAGTCTGGAGCTGCCCGACGTGGAACAGGTTCGGGAAGCCGTGGCTGGAGAAGCCGTGCAGTGTCCGGATGCCGTTCCGCCAGTGCTCCAGCAACGCGACGCCGTCGCGGCCGACGACCGGGAGGCGGCCGGTCATCATGTCCGTCGCGCCGAGCTCGAAGCCGGTCGCGAAGATGATGCAGTCGACCTCGTGCTCCTGGCCGCCGGCCACCACGGTCTTGCCGGTGATCCGCTCGACGCCGCCGGTGTCCGCGGTGTCGACCAGGGTCACGTTGGGGCGGTTGAACGTCTGGAGGTAGTGGTCGCTGAACGTCGGCCGCTTGCACATGTAGCTGTACCAGGGCTTGAGCGCCTCCGCCGTCGCCGGGTCCCGGACCACGGCTTCGACCCGGTCGCGCAGCTCGTTCATCTTCTGGAAGTCGACGAGTTCGCCGACGCGGTCGCGTTCCTCCTCGGGCAGATGGGCGTACGCGTCGGTGGGGATGATCTTCTCGAGCAGCCGGGCGCTGCCGGTCCAGCCGTCGGCGATCAGGTCCTGTTCGACCTGCCCGCCGGTGATGATCGTGAGGAAGTTGTCCCGGCGGGCCTGCTGCCAGCCCGGCGCGAGCGAGCGCGCCCACTCCGGGTCGGTGCGGCGGTTGCCGCGCACGTCCACAGTGGACGGCGTGCGCTGGAAGACGTACAGGTGCTTGGCATCGCGTCCCAGGTGCGGCACGACCTGGATCCCGGTGGCGCCGGTGCCGATGAGCGCGACGCGCTTGTCGGCCAGCCCGGTGAGGCCGCCGTCGGCGGTGCCGCCGGTGTAGCCGTAGTCCCAGCGGCTGGTGTGGAAGGTGTGCCCCTCGAACGTCTCGATACCCGGGATGCGGGGGAGCTTGGGCCGGTCGAGCACGCCGCTGGTGACGACCGCGTACTGCGCCCGGATGACGTCCCCGCGGTCGGTGCGGACGGTCCACTGCACCGAGTCCTCGTCCCAGCTCAGCCCTTCGACGGCGGTCTGGAAGCAGGCGTCGCGGTAGAGGTCGAAGTGCCGGCCGATCGCCTGGCAGTGCCGCAGGATCTCGGCGCCGGGCGCGTACTTCCACTCGGGGAGGTAGCCGAGTTCTTCCAGCAGTGGCAGGTAGATGTAGGACTCGACGTCGCAGTGGATGCCGGGGTAGCGGTTCCAGTACCAGGTGCCGCCGAAGTCCCCGCCCTTCTCGATCACCCGGACGCGGGACAGGCCGGCCTCGCGCAGCCGCGCCGCGGCGAGCAGCCCGCCGAAGCCGCCGCCGACGACCACCGCGTCGACCTCGTCCTGCAACGGCTCACGGGTGAAATCGGCGGCGGTGTACGGGTCCTCGGCGTAGTAGCCGAAGTCGCCTTCGGCCCGCTGGTACTGGGCGCTGCCGTCGGGGCGCAGCCGCCGGTCGCGCTCGGCACGGTACTTGGCGCGCAGCGC includes the following:
- a CDS encoding flavin-containing monooxygenase, which encodes MSSTPSAPSGPGFDPDALRAKYRAERDRRLRPDGSAQYQRAEGDFGYYAEDPYTAADFTREPLQDEVDAVVVGGGFGGLLAAARLREAGLSRVRVIEKGGDFGGTWYWNRYPGIHCDVESYIYLPLLEELGYLPEWKYAPGAEILRHCQAIGRHFDLYRDACFQTAVEGLSWDEDSVQWTVRTDRGDVIRAQYAVVTSGVLDRPKLPRIPGIETFEGHTFHTSRWDYGYTGGTADGGLTGLADKRVALIGTGATGIQVVPHLGRDAKHLYVFQRTPSTVDVRGNRRTDPEWARSLAPGWQQARRDNFLTIITGGQVEQDLIADGWTGSARLLEKIIPTDAYAHLPEEERDRVGELVDFQKMNELRDRVEAVVRDPATAEALKPWYSYMCKRPTFSDHYLQTFNRPNVTLVDTADTGGVERITGKTVVAGGQEHEVDCIIFATGFELGATDMMTGRLPVVGRDGVALLEHWRNGIRTLHGFSSHGFPNLFHVGQLQTASTINFVHGLDQQATHIREIVAEARKRGVDRVEPTAEAEDAWIELIRGKAKDRTEFLLACTPGYYNNEGRPGARGGSYGFGDGPLALQELLRKWRADGGMDQVMAVAQ